The Geotalea uraniireducens Rf4 genome window below encodes:
- a CDS encoding sigma-70 family RNA polymerase sigma factor, translating into MDNDDLIEDFAGDEQHKDLDIFIEPELEPDAVELGSVEEVEEAEEVEEEEIKVAVVEHFDDAIKLYLREIQKTKLLTADEEKELAARIDKGEKAARDKMIESNLRLVVKIAKRYINRGLPFLDLIEEGNMGLIKAVERFKLSKECRFSTYATWWIRQSIERALVNQSRTIRLPVHVSDDINKMLRITRELVQKVNREPSIKEVATAMDVNSAYIRRLMVLLKKTYSIERPMGENNDYFLIDTIEDTSTVSPAELLEDVNRYEMVSKWFETLSDSEKRILTLRFGLDDKDPQTLDTIGRSFGVTRERIRQIEAKSLEKLRKILEATEVAARNNYPGN; encoded by the coding sequence ATGGACAATGATGATTTGATAGAAGATTTTGCCGGAGACGAACAGCATAAAGATCTCGATATCTTCATAGAGCCTGAACTTGAGCCTGATGCAGTCGAGCTTGGGAGCGTAGAAGAGGTTGAGGAGGCTGAGGAGGTTGAGGAAGAAGAGATAAAGGTTGCTGTTGTCGAACATTTCGATGACGCCATAAAGCTTTATCTGCGGGAGATCCAGAAAACAAAACTTCTTACCGCCGATGAGGAAAAAGAGCTGGCAGCGCGTATCGACAAGGGTGAGAAGGCTGCTCGCGACAAGATGATCGAATCCAACCTCCGGTTGGTGGTAAAGATTGCCAAGCGCTACATAAACCGTGGCCTCCCCTTTCTCGATCTGATCGAAGAGGGGAACATGGGGTTGATCAAGGCTGTGGAGCGCTTCAAACTCTCCAAGGAATGCCGTTTTTCCACCTACGCAACATGGTGGATCAGGCAGTCCATAGAGCGAGCGCTGGTTAATCAATCACGGACCATCAGATTACCGGTACATGTTTCCGATGACATCAACAAGATGCTCAGGATAACCAGGGAACTGGTGCAAAAGGTGAACCGCGAGCCGTCGATCAAAGAAGTGGCGACAGCAATGGATGTTAACTCCGCCTACATACGGAGACTCATGGTCTTGCTGAAAAAAACCTACTCCATTGAGCGGCCGATGGGGGAAAACAACGATTACTTCCTGATTGATACCATTGAGGATACATCCACCGTATCACCTGCAGAGCTTCTGGAAGACGTGAACAGATATGAGATGGTTTCAAAGTGGTTTGAAACGCTTTCGGATAGCGAAAAAAGAATTCTGACCCTCCGTTTCGGCCTCGATGACAAGGACCCCCAGACGCTGGACACCATAGGCCGCAGCTTCGGGGTTACCAGGGAGAGGATTCGCCAGATCGAAGCAAAATCCTTGGAAAAGCTCAGAAAAATACTTGAAGCTACGGAAGTGGCAGCGCGTAATAATTATCCCGGCAATTAA
- a CDS encoding protein-L-isoaspartate(D-aspartate) O-methyltransferase, which translates to MNLDIARRRMVENQIVARGIKDRRVIDAMLKVPRHIFVEEAMSAQAYSDSSLPIGEKQTISQPYMVALMSGMLQLTGKEKVLELGTGSGYQAAILAELADRVYTVERIRPLALRARKALDSLGYLNVNLKIGDGTDGWASEAPFDAILVTAGAPDVPMHLIDQLAVGGKLVIPVGNQSEQTLVRITKGENGAVSREDSIGCRFVKLIGRYGWSGED; encoded by the coding sequence ATTAACCTGGACATCGCACGAAGACGAATGGTGGAAAACCAGATCGTTGCACGTGGTATTAAAGATCGGCGTGTGATTGATGCGATGCTCAAGGTCCCCCGCCATATTTTCGTCGAAGAGGCGATGTCGGCCCAGGCCTATAGCGATTCATCTCTGCCGATCGGGGAAAAGCAGACCATTTCCCAGCCATACATGGTAGCATTGATGTCCGGGATGTTGCAGCTGACGGGCAAGGAAAAGGTCCTGGAACTCGGGACCGGTTCCGGTTATCAGGCGGCGATTCTTGCAGAGCTTGCCGACAGGGTTTATACCGTCGAGAGGATACGTCCGCTGGCTTTGCGTGCCCGCAAGGCGCTGGACAGTCTGGGATACTTGAACGTCAATCTGAAAATCGGCGACGGTACCGATGGATGGGCGTCAGAAGCCCCCTTTGACGCGATACTTGTTACTGCTGGTGCGCCGGATGTGCCGATGCACCTTATAGACCAGTTGGCTGTCGGTGGAAAGCTGGTAATTCCGGTTGGAAACCAGTCGGAACAGACCCTGGTCAGAATTACCAAGGGGGAGAACGGGGCCGTTTCGCGGGAAGATTCGATAGGCTGCCGTTTTGTCAAGCTGATCGGCAGGTACGGTTGGAGTGGTGAAGATTGA